In the Halarchaeum grantii genome, one interval contains:
- a CDS encoding DUF1931 family protein, giving the protein MSDLVVKAAVKDALAEKNVAGDFYAALDEEVEELLEEAAARAESNGRKTVQPRDL; this is encoded by the coding sequence ATGTCGGATCTTGTCGTTAAGGCTGCGGTGAAGGATGCACTGGCAGAGAAGAACGTCGCCGGTGATTTCTACGCGGCGCTGGACGAGGAAGTCGAAGAGCTCCTGGAGGAAGCAGCGGCACGCGCTGAGTCGAATGGGCGTAAGACCGTCCAGCCGCGCGACCTCTAG